CCTTTCTGTctagatatttttatcatgGTCCTTAATTTTCTAGAATAGTATTAGATTATAGTTTATACCggtacttattatattataaaaaatttaagattcTTTGTAGgtacttaaaaaatacacgtGATTTTTGGTGGCGGGTGGGGGGGTAGTCTTAAACATCACCATGGGGGAGGGAGgggttaaatattaaaaaaaaaatcatgtgatTAATTGACAGCCCCAAAGTTGACAGATGTCAAAAATGACATAACTACGTCTtctttttgaatatatttggTATATTGATATTAGTTTTCGAGTGTTGGAACATCTGCGTCATGCGCCTGCCCACTTCCTGTGCTGTGTGCAGGTTCGAGGCCGGACGAGGCGAGGGAATCGGTTCATTGCTCACCACATGAAGCAAGGCTTCTATTGCGGGCTTGAACTGCGTTAACGACGATTGTGATTGGACGGTTTCGTCAAGTTTGctgtaaaaacaatatatcatatttttatataattaccaTGCGTTGTAGTGAACAAATTAGAAGGAACAGGACGGTCTTATAGCTTTCGAGtgatttatttcaaacaaaattaatgtttttttatgtaacttctCACTTCTGTTCTAGGGCATATTGTCTATACCTTTTGTTTTTCGCATTAAACCACAGATAAAAGATGGACTTTCAGTACAACTATATGGACCAAGAGGAAGAAGAGGGCTCCCTAGAAAAAGGTAGATAGAAGATATTAAGTTTGAACATAGACGccacaaatattatttttttaaatataggaaAACTTAGaggatataatataaatataggagACTTAGAGAACTTGTGGAGGAGTGCTGACTATAGATATCGGATAACTGAAACGTTTAATTTACGTAAACTTTtacgttcaagtattacgtcacacaATTTTTGTAGACtcttgaccccccccccccccatgtaacgcgccgtaacgtttttcgttacccaatagtaaaacgtttcgtgaccaccgagtgactctttatacctaaaagttaccgtTATGTGCTGTAAAGTACtgcaaagtcaaaaataatataaataataacgcTTTACAAGagcacaaataataatataaataccgTAATGCCGGTAACAATGCAGGATGATGCGAACAGTGGTGCACGGCGAGTTGTAACCCTGGCGTTAGTGCGGATAAGCACTCGGCGGATAGCTGCCGATAGCAGAGACCGCAGAGTAACGATACAGCTGAAATTTAAAGGTTTTttgggttaggttagttattcaaaataaatagtacATCTGCGATTTATTTTGGTGCAAAACacatttagattaaaaaaaactgttactaatcaaaaataatattagtttctaAGCTATTATTGTTATCCAAATACCCACCAGCACGCCAATTAgacaaaaatgaaatttaaaaaaaaaaatttttttttttatatttaatatagttttagtgttttatttaagataCCGAAGATTCCCTAAAATGTAGTTTAATCtctatataacatatttaataacgtCATTGGTCCCTGCTTTAGTGAGCGGAGgagtagaaaaaaaatctcttttatttttatttttcagaaaatgtatttctaaaaactatatacatcatacatcagtggcgctacaacctttttaggtcttggcctcagatacctgtatctgtttcatgatcatttgaaaatctaataggcaagtaggtgatcagcctcctatgcctgacaAGCTGTCGACGATTTCGGTCTAAGttaagccggtttcctcacgatgttttccttcaccgttcgagcaaactCTAAATGCAcataaaaagtccattggtgccgggaatcgaacctacgacctcagggatgagaatttCACGCTGCACAAAAACTATATAATTCTTGCAAAACAGATTgctatattagatttacatttatattatttagataaatttcTATACCTTTTTCCGACACCGCATGACTTTCCACTGTAGGCAGTACTAGAAGTGTTAAAGCTTCCGCCGCTTTCGCACTCTCCCGACTTGTCAAGGGCCGGGTATTGAACAATTCTTCGAACGGAGGCCAGCACAGGGAATGTATGGACGCACTAGATTCTGAAAGACCTCGAACAACGCAGCTCCGAGCGACACTCCCCCATGCAGTTATTGCTGCTTCGCGTACTGATCTGTAATATTAATGTCagcgtaaaattgtaaacaccgttagattgtaatctatctcgcgagattataaactgtcgaaagattgtgaacctcagcgtactgcttacggtttaacgtattattattcggtagattgtaatctatcgaagtgaaaccgtcaaattgtgtaACGGCCATTTtgtacttttctattggttataagagatgtgacattctcgttttctattggttataagtgatgtgacattctcgataaattaatcgaatcgattatttcctcatttgttaattttaaagttaaacctAATTGAACCATTACTTGTCATACATTACTTTAACTTCATGTTTCAATTAGCGTAGGGTTCcgaaaattttgaaattattcaaaaagtaCCCAAATCCGAATCAGAGCACCCCACTATCCACGTGGTCTTGTCTGCCCTACCCTAAATATTGAATGGTTATTGTTTCTCCAGAAATCGAACCTGGATGTACGTTAACTGAATCTAAAGGAATTTACGTACGgctaataaaattgatattaaaaagagtggcggagagtttattgccagttcttctcttccgttctacgcccttgagaactggcagtaaatgtaaaattagaagcatttcctacatatttttttgtttaagaataaatgattttgactttttttgataataggtaaagttatttattaggtacttaaaaaGCACGCCTTCAaaccaataataaataataataaagtataattcATGACAGAAATATGGTTGTGACTAAATTGATCTAGCGCTAGTACCCACACTAACTACACTTTAACGAGAGCCCCTGTGTTGTGGTAACTTGACGCGttaatttgtctctttctgacaaaatgtattttaataatgataaaaaggGGCcgatagattatttatttctactttTGTTTCTAGATATACATTATTGATTGTTTTGCGTTCTTTTTCttgatttcaatatttaatccTCAATTTGACAACAACTGATATCAAACGTTGCAATACAGACTTATTGCATTGTATGGACTAAAGATAGATAAAGTTTAGAGTTCTTCAAAGCGATAATATTGAATTGATGAGATAAGTGTTGAAGGAAGTtcaagacaattcacaccaattgacctagtcccatgctaagctggcgaagcttgtgttatgggaactaggcaacggatatacattatacatacatattatagatagatagacatataaatacatatttaaacacccaagacctaggcagaacaccaaatgctcatcacatcgatgttcgtctcagccggggatcgaacccaggacaggggtactaaccactagaccaatgagtcgtcaatttAGTCAGGGCGGCGACGCGAAGGAGCCCCATAGGGGGCAGCTCCCCCAGACATcccattttgtttttttacgaTGTCAAGAGATCGTAAAGCTTTAATCTCTATTGAGTCTGGCAGCAGGAGGTATAGCAAACGGGTATTGAAAGATACTTACGTGTCCTCATCATATAGCAACGCAGTGATTGTTGGCAACATCCGTGCTTCGAGGCAAGCGTCACTGACGGTACTCGTATTAAGTAGCTCACTTAGAAGAGACGCGGTAAAAGTCCGAATACTTGCGCTAGATGTCGctgaaactaaaaaaaaatatataattttactgaTGTAAAtcatcatacataataaagtttatttaaatatcacaaaaaaaaatatttctacataattaatgaaatggacattttttattttaaaagttgacTTAGCTAACTTCAAGGTGTCGGAtatttgtgacggtgtgcgcgcgcatcgtaaaaatttactctcataattttccctaacgcgccaaaagaagtatttatttatttatttatttatttcgtaatcttacagctaacataaattatatataataacaaacagttacactgaaaatatagtcagagatggaatacataatacattatataacttcaaaaatatatgttggtGGTAGGCACGGTCGTGCTTTAAAAATACCAACGAATCAGGCATAAGAATACCAATGAAATGAGTCTGTCCCATGGCCAGTTTGGCAACGGATCATCAAAAATGAAGCCAATATAGAGGTTAGTTGTCTTACATTTTTGAAGGCACTGCAAATAAAAGTCTAAAACGTCTGGTCGGTGCTTGGAGAGCCATTTTAGCGGTATTGATAGAACTTTTGCTGGAAGACTTCGTATGCTGCTGTAGGTGACCCATCtggaatgaaaaaaatatccatCATATCCAGATAATGCGAATGGGATTGAGGTTCACGTATTATAgtgttagtttttaatatttatttaattaaattctaaacattttttatgaaacatattcttaaGAATCTTGCTACAAGTGCGCATGTGCAATAGTTACTCATTTGACTCGTTTGGTTGTTTACGAACATCTCCCCGAAGTGGGATGGTCGAGTCGGAGTAGGGAATAGATTATAAAAGAGGTTGTTACACGTGCGCACGGGCAATTCCTTTGTTCAACTTTGAAGTTATACAGTTTATGTCATcattggagtgtttaatttcctaccctaAGAACTAGATCAACTAGTCCTTACAATAGTATGTATGGGGTGTAATATATGAGAACCACATTATCCGCACCGCACATCATTTATACGTATTTGGGAGGAAACGAAACGGATCGTCTAGGTCGCGATGTATCAAGTGACGTCATTTGATATATCGCCGTATGCAACGTAATTTTGTCAGTGCAACTTCAGTGTTATAACTTTTGCATTAATAACGGTAATTactgattatttaaattaaatgtattagataaaatttagGCAATATACTTCACAGTATTACGACCCtttcatttattactttaaaaaaatgtaattttagaatttataaCTATCGTGTAATCCTTTTCGATTTTACTCCACTCCGATGTTTCTGTGACCCAAAATGTGTCATGGCTTCCGAAACCAGAAACTTCTAGCGCTTCCTTGTGCCATTTCCCTCCAATTGCTGGCTTTTAGTTGCAGTAGGTCTTCCAATCGTCAATCCAGTGGTACCTGGCCCGGCTTACAGGTCTCTGACCCCTAGGCTTAAGTATGCTTCCTTCACGGTTCGATCTTGGCCCTTGCGCTCAAGCTGCCCCAGCCAACGTAGGCTTATTTACGCCTATAATGTTGGCTTTATAAGCGTTAGGCAAAGTTTTGTTGGcttaactatattattatagatttctTAATTAATCCATACAAACATCGTTTTGATTACATTTCTTAGTATTAAGGCTACCACTGACGATACGTCCATATAGTAGACTTCCTTTTGGATGCACTCCAAATGGAAATTTATCGAGATATGGTACCATTCACAATACTTCCATTTGGATGCATGGCGTCACTTCGAACTTTGCAATCGTACGGaacggaaataaataatactatggATAACAATACTTTACTGGTGGCAGCagttgtgtgtattttattaaaaagacaaaaaaaacctAAGAGAAGGCGGATGAAGGATTGGttgaaacaaagaaaattataacgcTTGACAAATACACAGCACATGCACCACCATCGACATCAAAACATAAACTGAAACAATAACCTCACAAAAATGGACGCCGTTTCGCCCATTCACGGACAATTCAGACTGCTTCCATATGGCGTGGCGCACGTTTCTGACATTGACGGACGTCCGCGGATGACGTCCATTTGGCCTGGACGCATGGATTTCAATCCGTTTGGAAATCCAGAGCTGCCTGACGTCCATCCaaatggaatatttttttaccattcaTGGGACGATTTTGGACGACGACTACTCCATTCGGATTAATGGACGTATCGTCAGTGGTAGCCTTTAGTTGTGTcagtataagttttaaaaaaatattaattttagtgtTCTAGTTTGTCTATCTATTTGTCTTACATATaacttgtataatatattaaaatgctgtggattatttaatataaataagtcttactgtctaatacatttttaaatatttaagaaacagGCTTCAGACACTTACATCTATAACTGACATAGATTATTATGAACCATAAATGACAAGAGGGAATTCTCGTAATAAGTGATTAAAGTTTtcgtataatttattcattatttcatttgtgtaatcaatctttgaatttatcaaaatctaCACATTAtcttcataaataatttatatattgttatttcgATTGTCATTCACATTCTTCGAATATCTATCCTATCGATTTATAATATCCGACGTCATAacattatcataattaatcaattaaattaattaatactgaTCCGAACCGACGCTgcagattatttttatcattgttttattgttaaacgTACTAAAGGCACCGAAAATCTTTCTTACATCCATAAACCTGTACGTATGTACgttaattttgtgtctgtatatttatttaatcataaaagCTTGCCTCGGCATACAGATGCattggtacaagaaaaataaaatatttaatgaaacaagcacttataggaaaaaataacaaacacggagattttaaaaaaagtcatTAAAAGTTCTGCTATTCATCGATAGagggcaaaactaaaagtatcACCGCTGTGCCGGTCGGAGCGTAAGggtattttcgttacggaatttctggaTTCGGTCTCCACGCTCTAGGCCCGCGATagaagctatgcaatagctaaaaaactaaaggaaaatttatttcaaagtgtGATGGGAGCAACTATGAATACCAAGCACGTCGTACAAAACCTCAAGCCTTCCTCGAtaatccaattttttttaaattcctgaGATTGTTCaaccaaaaaaaacaatcttgataatatttaatatagataatatttttttctgtgtcGGTACAAAATGGTTCATGTTAAGGGCCATTAATGACTCATTACTTTTATAATCTTTGATCtcaataattaaagtttaatcACAAATTGTAGATATATCAATAATCAATATCATTAATGACTTTTAAGTTCTTAAATAGGTAATCAATGTTgattatcataaatataaaagttatttattaatatcatcTGAACGCACGTACGTGACAACGTGCACGCTTTGAACGACGCACGATAACGACGTTATTCGAACGTCGTTTTCATAATGACTggagaattttaatttatcatttgCGCAAGAAAATTGCTTAATCGTCTTTGTGATTCATTACTCCAGCGtggaataaacaattacataCATAGTCGGTAAAATGAAACCTTTCCGAGGTTTTGGCTATTCCTCTCAAGCGCAGGCCCCATACAAATGGCGTGAACAAAACGTGTGTCCTAAATTTGTACATGACCCATGTCTCAGACCAGCgctaataaaaaagtttgtgTACCACAGGATCTAAAGATTGCGATATTAGTCacggttttttaattaaactatacCGAAATCggtacaatttattattattgtgtataaAGTGAAACTAGATTCGCTATTCCTGCGACAGCTATCGCGAGTAATCTATTCAAGTTCATGTCTACATAACATTATCTTAATGCTacgagaaataaattattttatttctacactattaaaatacattttttcacACTTTAGTACGAATTATCATGTACTGGATTTGTTACTTATCTAttgtttatactttatatgaaaactttttaacataaaaaccttGTTGTATCAATACTCACTTTTGCAAGAATTCCTCTTGTTGCGAACTCTCTGTCGTAGTTAAAAttgtaactaaatatattCCAACAACAACACAGCTGTCAACATTAACTGTATGTAATTTCTCCAATTTGTTTTCCAattcattaattgtattaaaaaatatcggCTTCAATATTTCACTGGTGAAGCGAACGCCGAAATTGTACACGTAACtactaaataaacttattaaaacttCATAAACTGCCGAATGATTTAGTATTTTGTTTGATGTCGTAATTTCTAGTATTTGCTTTACTCTGAAAGGAAAGATGAAATATTAGAGCTCTTTTGTTGGTTCATCCGacaaaacacaataataaatacacatagtgatttataaaattattttataatgaagAGAAGTGTgtcgaataaattaaaataaatttttaaagatttattatcCTATAAACTGCCATTGATAAATaaagctaaaataaattactaaaccGTATAAATGGCGCCAAAAGCACAAAGCGGGCGGCGGGCGCGATCACAGATAAGCATATTAATGCCATAGAGTATAGACTGACATTGCGTGCCACCAGTAAGTATAAAACCTCGTTGGTGATTCAAACTTCATAGAATTAACCTCTCCTATATAGACATGAACGATTTTTTGATGTGTTAACTTATTAGACAACTGATTTtgtgtacatatataattttgacattagttaaaatattaaaataaaatacttacgcATTTATAAACCACTCCAACTCAGTCCATCTAACATCGGAATTCTCTTTTAAGAGCGAATTCACAGCCACCAACAATGACTTTGCATCTCTCTCACTCACATAACACTGTACATCCATAAAGCTATCCTCGCACAATAATACTTCTTGCAAATTATCACAgtccatttttattatatctttaacTATTTGTACGTTAATAACATATACTAATTTCGCCAACACTAGGGATCTTAGTATGTTTAAGTATAGAAGGGCATCTTTCCATTCACCATCGTTTGTAGATTTCACTAAATTCGAAATTATACGGGTATATAGCGACGACGAGAATTTTCCTAAAAGACATTTGTTTAGTTAATATCGACAAAATGgggtttaattttctttaatagtaAGTAATGGTCATTAATTCTTGGCAAATGGACAAATTCTTAATTAACTAGAACTAGAATCTTACAAATCATAAACTTACATAAGCCTCTACTTAATGCAGGCACATaacacttaaatattaaataaaataaaaccattggcgctacaactctTAGTCTTCGCTTCAGAttctgtttcgtgatattttttaaaaggcaAGTAAGTGGGTTAACATGCTTGTCTCGTATCTTAGAGGTCGTGCGTTCGAATCTTGGATCAATGCattttgtttgtatgtttGCGGAGGAGCACTCACACTGCACACTGTCTTGGGTGCTGGCAAAAATTGGTGCCCCAACTTAGTTTTGGCCTCGGTTATCTACATCTGTTTTgagatttttctttatgtgCAAGAAACCCACACGAAAGCTCatgccatcgactttttgagtaTGCCGattttcacgatgttttcttcaccgtacgagcgagaattaaatgcgcacaaaaaAGTATATCGTTGCACCACTGTGATTCGAACTTACGAACAACACCTCtcaatcaaatatttataaaggcAATGAGTCAGTCCTATCCAAAACATCGGATGACTCCAAAGCATCAATAGTATGAAAATCAATTACCAGCTATGAGCGAAGTCCGGGCCAGCACCGGAACATACACCCTCACTGTATCCTTAACAATTAAATCCACCGGATCCTTTAGAAAACTGAACAAAATATTCTCCAACTGCCCATACTTATGTTCCGCTATAGGGCAAATCAAGCACGCTGCTTTTAAGCCCAAAGATCGTATTTCGATTTCAGTAGATTCGCACATAAGTCCAACTAAACTCAGGAGTAGAGAGGTACAGAGTTCTATAGGGACGTATGGGGCAATGGCCAAGCATATTTGACTTGCCAAAACTCGACGTTCAGTTGATCTAGAGGCTAAAAGTTCAGCTATAGAGGATAGTACTTCGCCGCTCCCACCCCATTTTACTATGAGACAGGTAGCTGAAATTTAATGATTGAAATCTTTTACAATGAAACTATATTGTAAAACCTAAGTCTAGAAGTcgaaaaatggaaaatgaTGAGATAAATACAGTGTACGCTCCATGTAACATCCTTCGATATAACAACAAACTCCTTAAAGCGCCGAAATCATTTGGCTTTGGTTGGTTTAGCTTGTCTTCAATGATACACTCTACATAGCATTACACCCACTCTCAATAACGACAACAAGTAACACTAAAGAGTACTATTTAATTTGCCGAAATTAGTTAACTGCGGAGCTGTGTACGTTGTTTTGTCGCTTTATTGTCCTAGCGAGACAATCGAAAACAAAGAACTCTAAATAAGCGCAGTCCCTTGAGTGAcgttatatagagtttacactgtacactgtataatacaatttttacatggcatattaatttttcaccttacagtttttttttatttttttatatataagtctttatcttgcaatcagtcagctagactatgagcagatgtgttGAGAGCTGTTAGGCGTTCATAGCAAAATCTCCATCGAGACTGCTCCTCTCTTTCAACCGTGTCTATCAAGACTTAGAATTTGTCGCCTTTTAAGCCTATTTATTAGGTCCGGTATGGTTAGTAGGTCACCTTACAGTAGGcaaattatcttctttaaaaGCAGTATTCAGTAAGAAGTATATACATACCTTCACATATAATCTTTGCGTCCGGCGGGTCGGGTTTTTTAAATAGCGTAAGAAGGGTATGTATCAATTTTGCCCTTCTCGTATCTGCGGGTGGCAGAAGAATTATCGCAGCAGATAATAATGCAGCGGACTCACTCCGGCGGCCTATTAATATGTGCGGAAGAATCTAAAAGATCGTCTTTTATTTCAGCAATAAGGTCacgaaaattaaaagtaatcgTAAACAATCATGAGCCGTCATGGTATAAGCTctaataaaacttttcttaAGCGACTGTAGTGTGATTTAAAACGTATAACGAGAAAAGAAAGAAGAATTGGAAGAAGAAATCGGTTTAGAAATTATCTTCTAATATAAGCCACCTAGGTTTGATTTCTGGGTGTAAAAACTGGTTTagattacaaacacaacaccGCGCCGGTTCAAATAAGAAAAGTGATAAATGATGAAACGTGGAatacaaaagtataattaatttgtaatatcatAACAAAGGTGTGGTTCTGGTATTCTTAAATAAgtcaaaaaagtaaaaaaaatagttaaaagtattattaagaCTACAtcttagggggcgtccataaattacgtgaggtgtttaatggggggagggggtcgagtcaaatctcatttaatctgacgttggagagagggcaaatatcacgcaattttttttctgtttaaaaaaaaaatttggtaaacggttgaccctaaaggctatctctgcaacttcccgctacctccatacctaaacgctgaacatttcacttattttgttttattcgtaaataaaagcacgaagcaattttttttttctttttacaataacaatccaacgcgtttacgtaagaaacccacattttgaaaaatctcgtgagattgggggatggggttgaataaaatctcacgacatctcaccagggggggagggaggtacagaaaatttaaaaaaacacctcacgtaatttatggacgcccccttattaagtggcagctaggtgaggggtaccgggttcgattcccggttcgagggcaagttttaatttaatttaaatttgttctcggcctttgggagggttgtgcggtaccgggcgagtgcctaaaccgtacatggaggtcacggtcgaatttctaaagacaagcacgaattataaaaaaaatcctatacttgacactggctaatgcacaaatcgtgccagagccataaaaaaaagtctaCATTTTTCAAGAATAGAAAGTGATTAACATCATTCAAACAAACGATTACTTTTTTCGATAATAGACTCCAGAAGCTCTAAGCTCCCATAGGATGACAACAAATCCACAGAGGCGATAATGccacaatattaataaaatatttaccctCGGTAATGTATCAGCAACGAGTTGCAACAGCGCTGGCAACACCACAGGTTTCTCATTGTTCACTAAATCTGTCAGAAGATCGTTCGAGAGTGGTTCATTGACTTCAAGCGATTCATTGCACCAGTTTAATAATGACTCTTTTAAGCTATTTGGTATCGCGCTGTGAATGTAAGATATTATAAGCTGACAacattaaattgaatattaatagTAGTTTATGCAACTGTCATCTAATAGAGGGTATTAAAACATGAGTGTAGTTTTTATTACACgagtgttttaatacctaattatatgcagttgcatacactactttatttaatctcaTGGCTATAGGTTTCCAAGTCATAAAGTCTTAGTAACATTTCTCGTACGcttttcttgatttttctgGCAAAAGACTATTCGTCAGTTTCGTAGCTGTTTCTAGAATGTCAGGTGGAGTTAAATTTTCATCGGTATCGTCGGTGTTGCTTGACATTTTTGCtatataaagttttatccaacaaaatattactcaaattCGTATGTACGAAATAGCGCCAAAATGGAAAAGTCTGTTATTGGTCTATTGGCTAGAAACCATTGCGTTGCGCGCGCAGCGCGCTTACCACATATTATGTgtacttaaattgaattgaagcCTCCTTGGTCGGGAcacattgtactttaataattaaaaaaatatttaaaagcattgttttgttaggagaataatgctttaatttaattttttaattttcttaaagaagtatgtaaataaaatatcccaATAAAAGTCtgtttttcatttcataattagaatattaccgAATGAGAATATACGAGTAGAACGAGAATATAAATGGGTGTACGGAACagttttgattattttgtCTCTATGATAAAATCTAGAAATTGTGCTTcagtttcaattaatttttctgatTCCGAAATGTATGGGATCTCCATTCGCCAATACTGCGAGTCGTAAATTTTGTGAAGAACGCATCATTGTTCATCATTATTTTCCACAGAGTGCAAAAGTAATCAAATGTCGATATGTAATTGCCTAGCAACAGCTTGTTACCGTTGCCTAGCAACGCTCTCACCTGTCAATCCACATTTCCTTTGAGCTATCCAGGACATTATATTCATAATGCAGCCGCGTCCATTCTGCATCATTCATACTGAGTGTATCATCCAATGTGTTCACGCTACCTCTACGGGTTGGGGTGGGTCTCCCGCTATTATCGACCATTGCTGGCTCGAAAGAACTTGTATTAGAACCTTCTTTCTTaatcctataaaaaaatattatatcagaAGCAAGTAAAAGCCATCCTTTCATAgtcatacatttaatttaaacccaCAGTTAGTTAACTAACTGTctgcaataaataatatataataaccaGTGAAATAACGTCATctacttagggagcgttcaagtattacgtaacgaattttaggGGGGGGCGGGGTCCTtctgtaaaacgttacgatgcggggcggggattgaattacgcgttattgttaatattattttcgactttccagtactttacaccacataatggtaactttaaggtataaagagtctgtaagtggtcacgaaacgttttactatacgtgggtacagtactgtacttgggtacagaaaaacgttacggcgcgttacggggg
This Pieris napi chromosome 16, ilPieNapi1.2, whole genome shotgun sequence DNA region includes the following protein-coding sequences:
- the LOC125057436 gene encoding RAB11-binding protein RELCH-like, coding for MNPYKDLEDNSFSAAPHLAYEDIATKLLKDHFFLTALELHTELVESGKELPQLREFFSNPGNFEQHVSRASEMNSMYRTPSLATLDSLDTARYSEDGGGDRAGSGGDIAVLEFELRKAKETINSLRANLTQFADGESTLDKSVKDNFNQKSLKPHEKRALNFLINEYLLLQDYKLTSITFSDENPDQEFEDWDDVGLNMPRPPGLIPLFRGSNTILNPPKCDAATQYDSDYFSDAECQTEGDENICVSCQTSFEHETDLNHELLIQAEEINLLKQKIIALETEKLNFQKLYDAAVVSLNSLTSPISEKQSIELQIPSEKLNLIRDPEDQRPITCMASENHYGSSNSTHSATPDQFEMIENEKHCSSIKKEGSNTSSFEPAMVDNSGRPTPTRRGSVNTLDDTLSMNDAEWTRLHYEYNVLDSSKEMWIDSAIPNSLKESLLNWCNESLEVNEPLSNDLLTDLVNNEKPVVLPALLQLVADTLPRILPHILIGRRSESAALLSAAIILLPPADTRRAKLIHTLLTLFKKPDPPDAKIICEATCLIVKWGGSGEVLSSIAELLASRSTERRVLASQICLAIAPYVPIELCTSLLLSLVGLMCESTEIEIRSLGLKAACLICPIAEHKYGQLENILFSFLKDPVDLIVKDTVRVYVPVLARTSLIAGKFSSSLYTRIISNLVKSTNDGEWKDALLYLNILRSLVLAKLVYVINVQIVKDIIKMDCDNLQEVLLCEDSFMDVQCYVSERDAKSLLVAVNSLLKENSDVRWTELEWFINAVKQILEITTSNKILNHSAVYEVLISLFSSYVYNFGVRFTSEILKPIFFNTINELENKLEKLHTVNVDSCVVVGIYLVTILTTTESSQQEEFLQKWVTYSSIRSLPAKVLSIPLKWLSKHRPDVLDFYLQCLQKFSATSSASIRTFTASLLSELLNTSTVSDACLEARMLPTITALLYDEDTSVREAAITAWGSVARSCVVRGLSESSASIHSLCWPPFEELFNTRPLTSRESAKAAEALTLLVLPTVESHAVSEKAVSLLCGLCYRQLSAECLSALTPGLQLAVHHCSHHPALLPALRKLDETVQSQSSLTQFKPAIEALLHVVSNEPIPSPRPASNLHTAQEVGRRMTQMFQHSKTNINIPNIFKKKT